In Trichoderma atroviride chromosome 2, complete sequence, one DNA window encodes the following:
- a CDS encoding uncharacterized protein (EggNog:ENOG41~CAZy:PL8~SECRETED:SignalP(1-19)) — protein sequence MKLNSVAGLVAATAGVVQATASSDDSLAIFAKRRTADLAQFPDPTWFSKIDSWLSSQKADGTWSDVNYLSGCPAQRANWPIQEHWNRLITLGAAWSGTNPAVSSSRAKDPKLLAAVQKGLNYWFSNDYTSADCMGDGGDATKGCPCGTPGLWNTNWYDQAILIPQLCSTACLLVKDANLTETQRAGCERIPNRAYALRDGTYGTGGKMTGANVVLIMQNSVTLALFTDNSTILADSMTRAMAEMTFTDTPGADGIHRDGTFLQHDGVLYNGNYGKDLLNAFIQLESEAIGTSFAADNDTRAAMSTYVKGDEWLIYTDSQTKTEHWDFNAIGRFVSFPTVDLQASADINFNVSKLAAATADFQGQYAVNDTIRRLLSNGTQKLTGNRGFWASDYMVHRRSNFMLTNKMISTRSANSESVNGANPYAYHMGHGTLYSYVKGNEYKDIMGAWDWNLVPGTTTLLNQPKLQASQVKYYGLKDFVGVVSDGAFGAAVEDYVDPLTQNLSYRKSWFYVDEGVIVITTDIKKNATAGNTPVVTVLDNRAADSTRALVKSGFVGQQGEQHLTTDTLYYANNGYLAYDTPFQLTLSQGKRSGNWSEISTSTQGVETVDIFSAYTTIKGNSFTYGFFPSISSVKLLKELVDPTWIPITKNGISGIYGKGRASLAFWPGGAKSVKLDLRELGWSSKAETLTFTSDQPALYLLSAQKKDKKGLHLTVTLADPTQKLAAASYSIKLSGQRYKVREVDGRSEGLEKRGDGSIGFGVKLPAGGLAGSSISSEVVLELN from the exons ATGAAGCTCAACTCTGTGGCGGGCCTTGTGGCTGCAACAGCCGGCGTTGTCCAAGCTACCGCTTCATCAGATGATTCGCTCGCGATATTCGCTAAGCGGAGGACGGCGGATCTTGCCCAATTCCCTGATCCTACGTGGTTTAGCAAAATCGACTCTTGGCTATCTTCACAAAAGGCTGACGGAACTTGGTCTGATGTGAATTATCTGTCGGGATGTCCTGCGC AACGCGCCAATTGGCCAATCCAAGAGCATTGGAATAGACTGATTACCTTGGGCGCTGCGTGGAGCGGTACGAACCCTGCGGTTTCTAGTAGCCGGGCCAAGGACCCCAAACTTCTGGCGGCGGTGCAGAAAGGCCTAAACTATTGGTTTAGCAATGATTATACTTCTGCGGACTGTATGGGTGACGGTGGTGACGC AACAAAAGGATGTCCTTGTGGAACACCAGGTTTATGGAATACA AATTGGTACGATCAAGCCATCTTGATTCCCCAATTGTGTTCGACTGCATGTCTGCTCGTCAAAGACGCAAACCTCACCGAGACTCAGCGAGCTGGATGTGAGCGCATTCCAAATCGAGCCTATGCTCTCCGAGACGGCACCTACGGCACAGGTGGCAAAATGACCGGAGCCAAC GTGGTCTTGATCATGCAAAACTCAGTCACCTTGGCCCTTTTTACTGATAATAGCACTATTCTGGCGGACTCCATGACAAGAGCTATGGCCGAGATGACT TTCACCGATACGCCTGGAGCAGACGGTATCCATCGTGATGGTACATTCCTTCAACACGATGGCGTCTTGTACAACGGCAACTATGGAAAAGATCTA TTGAACGCCTTCATCCAGCTCGAAAGCGAGGCCATTGGCACTTCATTTGCTGCTGACAACGATACACGAGCGGCTATGTCAACTTACGTGAAAGGTGACGAGTGGCTCATTTACACGGATTCGCAAACCAAGACCGAGCACTGGGACTTT AACGCCATCGGTcgctttgtttctttccccACGGTTGACTTACAGGCCAGCGCCGACATCAACTTCAACGTCTCGAAACTCGCGGCTGCCACGGCGGACTTTCAGGGGCAATACGCCGTCAACGACACTATCCGCAGACTTCTCTCCAATGGAACCCAAAAGCTCACGGGCAACAGAGGTTTCTGGGCCAGTGACTACATGGTCCACCGCCGATCCAACTTTATGCTCACGAACAAGATGATCTCAACTCGATCAGCTAATTCGGAAAGCGTGAATGGAGCCAATCCCTATGCGTATCACATGGGTCACGGAACGCTGTACTCGTACGTAAAGGGCAACGAGTACAAGGACATTATGGGGGCGTGGGATTGGAATCTCGTGCCAGGAACGACTACCTTACTCAACCAGCCCAAGCTCCAAGCATCTCAGGTGAAGTACTATGGCTTGAAAGACTTCGTCGGCGTTGTGAGTGATGGTGCAtttggtgctgctgttgaagaCTACGTCGATCCTCTCACGCAGAATCTTTCTTACCGAAAATCTTGGTTCTACGTTGATGAAGGTGTCATCGTCATTACTACTGATATCAAGAAGAATGCCACTGCTGGAAACACTCCCGTCGTCACCGTTCTGGACAATCGCGCCGCAGACTCGACTCGCGCTCTCGTAAAAAGCGGCTTTGTTGGGCAGCAGGGCGAGCAACATCTCACCACAGACACTCTTTACTACGCAAACAACGGCTATCTAGCCTACGATACTCCCTTTCAGCTTACCCTGTCTCAAGGCAAGCGAAGCGGCAATTGGTCAGAAATCTCTACCTCAACCCAAGGCGTGGAAACTGTCGATATTTTCTCCGCGTACACCACCATCAAGGGCAACTCATTTACCTACGGCTTCTTTCCTTCCATCTCGTCTGTGAAGCTGCTCAAGGAGCTCGTAGACCCTACATGGATACCCATCACCAAGAATGGAATCTCTGGTATTTACGGCAAGGGCAGAGCCAGTCTCGCATTCTGGCCTGGAGGCGCAAAATCTGTTAAGCTGGACTTGAGGGAGCTCGGATGGTCGAGCAAAGCTGAAACGCTGACATTTACTTCCGATCAGCCCGCTTTGTATTTGCTCAGCGCacagaagaaggacaagaagggctTACACTTGACAGTAACGCTCGCGGATCCTACTCAGAAACTCGCTGCCGCCTCTTATTCTATCAAGCTCTCGGGCCAGCGCTATAAAGTAAGAGAGGTGGACGGGCGGAGCGAAGGCCttgagaagagaggggaTGGCAGCATTGGCTTTGGTGTGAAGCTGCCTGCTGGGGGGTTGGCCGGATCATCGATTTCTAGCGAAGTGGTGTTGGAGTTGAATTAG
- a CDS encoding uncharacterized protein (EggNog:ENOG41~TransMembrane:1 (n8-16c21/22o283-305i)~SECRETED:SignalP(1-21)), with protein MAKMFTKASFTAALFATAALAQNVLRTEDVLSTPYASLLGFSDDTMEVARGLSSKATATTNSSIPSDVHLLPDGSLDFTAWNNITSAACQARLSQIIRTSNPSGDCICYNLPMLNVNTGMFEADLRLYRVSDPRDAFVGVPPSGIQVGVSYKGASVSPMKPVTSGSSSPAVNITKRSDGSSTPTLLQSYMLVGQIDKDQMQNNLSIAALQALVMPTLTLSAVTSSGSQISSNVSLNEASFLVGVFSNDVVLSDFAAAQKAVAVQQAALKNGTVAFILPGVNILIFPVGLIITSIWLVIGLAAYGFGTYQRIQYATQYRRRAVHASKGDSAYRTL; from the exons ATGGCAAAGATGTTCACCAAGGCCAGCTTCACGGCAGCTCTCTtcgccaccgccgccctcgcccaaAACGTCCTGCGCACCGAAGATGTCCTCTCAACGCCATACGCCTCCCTCCTCGGCTTCTCCGACGACACCATGGAAGTAGCTCGCGGACTCAGCTCCAAGGCCACGGCCACGACAAACTCGAGCATCCCGTCCGACGTGCACCTGCTGCCCGACGGATCGCTCGACTTCACCGCCTGGAACAACATCACCAGCGCCGCGTGCCAGGCGCGCCTCAGCCAAATCATCCGAACGTCGAACCCTTCCGGCGACTGCATCTGCTACAACTTGCCGATGCTCAACGTCAACACCGGCATGTTTGAGGCGGATCTGCGGCTGTACCGCGTGTCTGATCCGAGGGATGCCTTTGTCGGTGTGCCGCCCAGCGGGATCCAGGTTGGCGTTTCGTACAAGGGCGCCAGCGTGAGTCCCATGAAGCCGGTGACTTCGGGATCGAGTTCGCCGGCCGTCAATATCACGAAGCGGTCTGATGGGTCTTCTACGCCGACTCTGCTGCAGTCATACATGCTTGTTGGACAAATCGACAAGGACCAGATGCAGAATAACTTGTCAAT TGCCGCTCTCCAAGCTCTCGTCATGCCCACCCTCACTCTCTCCGCAGTCACCTCCTCCGGCTCCCAGATCAGTTCAAACGTCTCTCTCAACGAAGCGTCTTTCCTCGTCGGCGTCTTCTCCAACGACGTCGTCCTATCCGATTTTGCCGCAGCTCAAAAGGCCGTTGCAGtccaacaagctgctctGAAGAATGGCACCGTAGCCTTCATCCTGCCAGGAGTGAACATCTTGATTTTCCCCGTTGGACTGATTATTACTTCCATCTGGCTGGTTATTGGATTGGCTGCCTATGGTTTCGGCACTTATCAGCGAATTCAATATGCGACACAGTATAGGCGAAGGGCCGTGCATGCGTCAAAGGGTGACAGTGCCTACCGCACTCTTTAA
- a CDS encoding uncharacterized protein (EggNog:ENOG41~TransMembrane:2 (i99-118o138-162i)): MASGVPVVARDEGGPSDIVSHGDTGYLVPPDDLDGFVAKAVKLAEDHQLRYTMAKQARAAACEATWDKINNKVAWRMADTIIQREEEQGKMPQQSESSAVSATAAAQQLVPVYGWLMMNNALRETVTRSVVDARLMGGLGVILSFWVVTGAYVAFTEGLLWAKGRMRAGDRNVPLSK, encoded by the coding sequence ATGGCCAGCGGCGTTCCTGTGGTGGCTCGCGATGAAGGCGGCCCCTCAGATATCGTTTCCCACGGGGATACGGGCTACTTGGTACCGCCCGATGATTTGGATGGATTTGTTGCCAAGGCCGTCAAACTCGCCGAAGACCATCAGTTGCGATATACCATGGCCAAACAAGCTCGCGCCGCTGCCTGTGAAGCAACATGGGACAAGATCAACAACAAAGTTGCATGGCGCATGGCTGATACCATTATCCAACGCGAGGAAGAGCAAGGAAAGATGCCTCAACAATCTGAAAGTTCAGCAGTGTCAGCAACAGCCGCGGCCCAGCAATTGGTTCCAGTGTACGGTTGGCTCATGATGAATAACGCTCTTCGGGAAACCGTTACGCGTAGTGTCGTCGACGCTCGGCTTATGGGCGGTTTGGGTGTTATTCTTAGCTTCTGGGTTGTTACAGGCGCGTATGTGGCATTCACTGAAGGCCTCTTGTGGGCCAAAGGCAGGATGAGAGCCGGGGATCGCAATGTGCCACTTTCGAAATAA
- a CDS encoding uncharacterized protein (EggNog:ENOG41~TransMembrane:12 (i63-85o105-123i130-151o157-177i184-207o227-252i335-357o377-397i404-423o429-450i462-485o491-512i)) — MGSPSDDGKTVPVRDPVETNSVSVSSDEDVIPKGALDPVYEAKAKVLNHAIQEIGMGWYQWQLFIVVGFGWASDNLWPIVTSLIFTPIANEFSPSRPPLLTLAQNIGLLGGAVFWGFGCDIFGRKIAFNLTLGLTALWGMIAAGAPNFAAIGIFDCFWSFGVGGNLPVDSAIFLEFLPPTHQYLLTILSIDWAIAQVIATLIAWPLLGNLTCSQEEKPCLKHNNMGWRYFLITMGGLTLLMFLARFLLFSLYESPKYLMGKGRDEDAVRVIHEVARRNGKTSSLTIEDLKACEPEGYVAQVDVSAVVKRHLIEQIDTKHVKALFSTFKLGLSTTLIAAIWALIGLGFPLYNAFLPFIQSEKGVDFGDGSTYLTYRNSLIIAVLGVPGALVGGLLVELPRIGRKGTLSLSTVLTGVFLYCSTTAKSSASLLGWNCAYNFCSNVMYAVLYGYTPEIFPTPQRGTGNAIAATANRIFGIMAPIIAMFANLQTSAPVYTSGALFIAAGILTLFLPFESRGKAAL; from the exons ATGGGTTCACCATCAGATGATGGCAAGACTGTGCCAGTCCGAGATCCAGTCGAGACAAATAGCGTTTCTGTTagcagcgatgaagacgTCATTCCCAAGGGCGCCCTCGACCCTGTGTACGAGGCAAAGGCCAAAGTGTTGAACCACGCT ATTCAAGAAATCGGTATGGGATGGTACCAATGGCAGCTCTTCATTGTCGTCGGCTTTGGCTGGGCCAGCGACAATCTATGGCCCATTGTAacctctctcatcttcacGCCCATTGCCAACGAATTCTCCCCCAGCCGCCCACCGCTCTTGACTCTCGCACAAAACATTGGCCTGTTGGGTGGTGCCGTCTTTTGGGGCTTCGGATGTGATATCTTTGGCCGCAAAATCGCCTTCAACCTTACCCTTGGCTTGACGGCTCTCTGGGGCATGATCGCTGCCGGCGCACCCAACTTTGCGGCGATTGGCATCTTTGACTGCTTTTGGTCTTTTGGTGTTGGCGGAAATCTGCCCGTCGACTCGGCCATTTTCCTCGAATTCCTCCCTCCGACTCACCAATACTTGCTAaccatcctctccatcgATTGGGCTATCGCTCAGGTGATTGCGACCTTGATCGCATGGCCTCTTCTGGGTAACCTCACCTGTTCTCAGGAAGAGAAGCCTTGTCTCAAGCACAACAACATGGGTTGGCGATACTTTCTGATTACCATGGGCGGATTGACGCTTCTCATGTTCTTGGCTCGAttcctgctcttctccttgtacGAGTCGCCCAAGTATCTTATGGGCAAGGGTCGCGATGAAGACGCTGTTCGGGTGATTCATGAAGTTGCCAGGCGCAATGGCAAGACCAGCTCCCTGACAATTGAAGATCTCAAGGCCTGTGAGCCCGAAGGTTATGTTGCTCAGGTCGACGTCTCGGCTGTTGTTAAGCGGCATTTGATTGAACAGATTGACACCAAACATGTCAAGGCCTTGTTCTCGACCTTCAAACTTGGCCTGTCCACGACTCTAATTGCAGCCATTTGGGCCCTGATTGGACTGG GATTCCCTCTTTACAACGCGTTTCTGCCTTTTATCCAGAGTGAAAAGGGCGTCGACTTTGGCGACGGAAGCACATATCTCACCTACCGCAACAGCTTGATCATTGCTGTTCTAGGCGTTCCAGGAGCTTTGGTTGGCGGCTTGCTCGTTGAATTGCCTCGAATCGGCCGCAAGGGcacgctctctctctctactgTTCTGACTGGTGTTTTCTTGTACTGCTCGACAACCGCCAAGAGCAGCGCGTCACTTCTTGGTTGGAACTGCGCCTACAACTTCTGCAGCAACGTCATGTATGCTGTACTTTACGGCTACACTCCTGAGATCTTCCCGACTCCTCAGCGCGGTACAGGcaacgccattgctgctactgccaACCGAATTTTTGGTATCATGGCT CCAATTATTGCCATGTTTGCCAACCTTCAAACATCCGCCCCAGTTTATACGAGTGGCGCCCTATTCATCGCTGCCGGCATTCTCACTCTTTTCTTGCCATTTGAGTCTAGAGGAAAAGCTGCTCTGTAA
- a CDS encoding uncharacterized protein (EggNog:ENOG41) yields MAIPQSIRNVVVFAAGGGLGRAFVEALQREGFNVSAVTRPSNSVSYGPGVTMHRSEYDDFDTLVAIFRGQDAVVSTTGTFAAKYQLTAIDAAAAAGVRRFLPSEYGGNTSLVGVTSYPPFAAEKKAIVEHLRTKESQGLTWTSLCVGIFFSWVLEEGKGTLGWDIDKGDVTIYDSGNQEFDTSTVDQVARATIAILRNLEETENTYVFINSFVATQNQTLSALERIQGKPYKVSHDFWSAARSRGLAALERGEIEAGYHDLVTGTIYDPGHFALFKAEEVGKWKKILRLNEKEDLDGVVTDVLRKKYLI; encoded by the exons ATGGCAATACCGCAGTCAATTCGAAATGTGGTAGTGTTTGCG GCTGGCGGTGGCCTAGGTCGCGCCTTTGTAGAAGCACTGCAACGAGAAGGATTCAACGTGTCAGCTgtgacgaggccatcgaATTCCGTTTCGTATGGGCCCGGTGTGACGATGCACCGCAGTGAATACGATGATTTCGACACACTTGTCGCCATCTTTCGGGGACAGGATGCAGTCGTCTCGACAACTGGCACTTTTGCCGCCAAGTACCAGTTGACGGCTATCGAcgccgcagcggcagcaggcgTGCGCAGATTCTTGCCCAGCGAGTATGGAGGGAACACGTCCTTGGTTGGAGTAACCAGCTATCCTCCCTTTGCCGCCGAGAAAAAGGCTATTGTCGAGCATCTTCGTACCAAGGAGTCACAAGGGCTTACCTGGACGTCACTTTGTGTAGGAATATTCTTTTCATGG GTTCTCGAAGAAGGTAAAGGAACTTTGGGGTGGGATATTGACAAGGGCGACGTGACAATCTACGATTCAGGTAACCAGGAGTTCGACACAAGCACCGTTGACCAAGTAGCAAGAGCAACTATTGCGATTTTGCGGAACCTAGAGGAGACTGAAAATACCTATGTGTTTATAAATTCCTTTGTAGCCACACAGAACCAGACCCTATCTGCGCTAGAGCGAATTCAGGGAAAGCCATACAAGGTCAGTCATGATTTTTGGTCTGCGGCAAGATCTCGAGGTCTAGCAGCGCTGGAAAGAGGGGAGATTGAAGCTGGATATCATGATCTCGTAACAGGAACGATATACGACCCCGGACATTTCGCACTCttcaaggctgaagaagttggtaaatggaagaagattctTCGACTAAACGAAAAAGAGGATCTCGATGGAGTGGTCACGGACGTATTGCGCAAGAAATATCTGATCTAA
- a CDS encoding uncharacterized protein (EggNog:ENOG41) codes for MAPASLSGSAQYPEHDLSEFPASLKGKRILLCTESFGPVNGVSRTTLMLVNHLRDHGVQVAVVAPHNHTNQNTFSPPPSPTLSPADKQPEVRVTGYPLPFNPELSIVYPVRNSTLYSRTFGDDAPPDLIYLASPASLGFQVMLQLRQQPKEKQIPIICNFQTDLAGYCSILFPAPLSHAAVFAFDAVQSYLFRHSSIKTIFYPSRFVRRYLESQKVQSNKLEVLTRGVNTTMFNPSRRSEALRKEIAPNGEIIFVTVSRIAGEKGFDFLAKVAKELDAKGLPFKMLIVGGNRNPDMEKEVQELFDPPQDQRQRRFRRLQGRGRSRYCLC; via the coding sequence ATGGCGCCAGCATCGCTTAGTGGATCGGCACAGTATCCCGAACATGATCTGTCCGAGTTTCCGGCCTCACTCAAAGGAAAGCGCATTCTGCTGTGCACCGAATCCTTTGGCCCTGTCAATGGAGTGAGTCGGACAACTCTGATGCTGGTGAACCACTTGCGTGATCACGGTGTCCAAGTTGCGGTTGTCGCCCCTCATAATCATACCAACCAAAATACCTTTTCacctcctccctctcccacACTCTCTCCTGCAGACAAACAGCCAGAAGTCAGAGTAACTGGATACCCCTTGCCCTTCAACCCGGAACTGTCCATTGTATATCCCGTCCGCAATTCTACTCTCTATTCCCGCACATTTGGCGATGATGCACCACCCGACCTCATCTACCTTGCATCTCCCGCCAGCCTGGGCTTCCAAGTCATGCTGCAACTGAGACAACAGccaaaggagaagcaaaTTCCCATCATTTGCAACTTCCAGACAGACTTGGCTGGCTACTGCTCCATCCTTTTCCCAGCGCCTCTCAGCCACGCGGCCGTTTTTGCATTTGACGCCGTCCAGAGCTACCTCTTCAGACATTCGTCTATCAAGACCATCTTTTATCCCTCTAGATTCGTCAGACGATATTTGGAGAGCCAAAAAGTACAAAGCAACAAACTAGAGGTGTTGACAAGAGGAGTCAACACGACAATGTTCAACCCAAGCCGCAGGAGTGAAGCTCTCCGCAAAGAGATTGCACCAAATGGAGAAATCATCTTTGTTACTGTTTCCAGGATCGCTGGCGAAAAGGGCTTCGATTTTCTTGCCAAGGTGGCCAAAGAATTAGACGCCAAGGGGCTTCCGTTCAAAATGCTCATTGTGGGAGGAAACCGAAACCCCGATATGGAAAAGGAAGTTCAAGAGCTATTCGACCCCCCTCAGGACCAAAGGCAGCGTCGTTTTCGCAGGCTTCAAGGTCGGGGAAGATCTCGCTACTGCTTATGCTAG